A region of Desulfolithobacter dissulfuricans DNA encodes the following proteins:
- the resB gene encoding cytochrome c biogenesis protein ResB: MSQKKKNPVWAFFASVKLALFLLFILAATSIIGTIIPQSKPMDFYVHEYGENMARLMQTLGIPDMYNSWWFLGLLTFFSLNLIVCSLERIPTVWKIIHKDNLDIDPAKLVRRKIKKEVTLRSKKDEVVSKVASFLKSKGWKPEQRDKGDGVLLFAEKGPWTRFGVYIVHTSILIIFIGAIIGSPTVARKIFKNPTFAFKGSIMIPETRQTDSIFAFDTGEKIPLGFTIRCNYFNIEYYPNGMPKEYLSDLTVIEDGREVLHTRIEVNSPLTYRGITFYQSSYQPYNDFVVRVKSEKTGATYASVIPPAKQIRWDEGGITFGILNTERFGEVVRRVKVWFSDNQGEPSIFWIEAGREAIIERPSGKYAFTAKQLYATGLQVAKDPGVWFVYIGCGMMLLGLMVAFFMSHRKIWAYVREEDGAIRILFVGSANKNKLGFEKKFHEMLDDFS, encoded by the coding sequence ATGTCCCAAAAAAAGAAAAATCCTGTCTGGGCGTTTTTCGCCTCGGTCAAACTGGCGCTTTTCCTGCTCTTTATCCTGGCCGCCACATCCATCATCGGTACCATCATTCCCCAATCCAAGCCCATGGACTTCTATGTCCATGAATATGGAGAAAACATGGCCAGGCTCATGCAGACCCTGGGCATCCCGGACATGTACAATTCCTGGTGGTTTCTTGGTCTGCTCACCTTCTTTTCCCTCAACCTCATTGTCTGCAGCCTGGAACGCATCCCCACGGTCTGGAAAATCATTCATAAGGACAACCTGGACATAGACCCGGCCAAGCTTGTCCGGCGCAAGATCAAAAAGGAAGTGACTCTGCGGAGCAAGAAGGATGAGGTGGTGTCCAAGGTTGCCTCGTTTCTCAAATCCAAGGGCTGGAAACCTGAACAGCGGGACAAGGGCGACGGCGTACTGCTCTTTGCCGAAAAAGGCCCCTGGACCAGGTTCGGGGTCTACATCGTCCACACTTCCATTCTGATCATTTTCATCGGAGCCATTATCGGCTCGCCTACGGTGGCCAGGAAGATCTTCAAAAACCCGACCTTTGCCTTCAAGGGCTCGATCATGATCCCGGAAACCAGGCAGACCGATTCGATCTTTGCCTTTGACACCGGTGAAAAAATTCCCCTGGGTTTCACCATCCGCTGTAACTATTTCAACATCGAGTACTATCCCAATGGCATGCCCAAGGAGTATCTCTCCGACCTCACGGTCATCGAGGATGGCAGGGAAGTCCTGCACACCAGGATTGAGGTCAACAGCCCCCTGACCTACAGGGGTATCACCTTTTATCAGTCCAGCTACCAGCCCTATAACGACTTCGTTGTCCGGGTAAAGAGTGAAAAGACCGGGGCCACCTACGCATCGGTCATCCCCCCGGCCAAACAGATCCGCTGGGACGAGGGCGGAATCACCTTTGGTATCCTCAATACAGAGCGGTTCGGTGAGGTGGTCCGGCGGGTCAAGGTTTGGTTCTCCGACAACCAGGGCGAGCCCTCCATCTTCTGGATCGAGGCGGGACGGGAGGCCATTATCGAGCGGCCGTCCGGGAAATACGCCTTCACGGCCAAACAGCTCTATGCCACCGGCCTCCAGGTTGCCAAGGATCCCGGCGTCTGGTTTGTCTATATCGGTTGTGGTATGATGCTCCTGGGCCTCATGGTCGCCTTTTTCATGTCCCATCGCAAGATCTGGGCTTATGTCCGGGAAGAGGACGGGGCCATCCGGATCCTCTTTGTCGGCTCTGCCAACAAGAACAAGCTTGGGTTTGAGAAAAAATTCCACGAGATGCTGGACGATTTTTCCTGA
- the ccsB gene encoding c-type cytochrome biogenesis protein CcsB, giving the protein MNSSQLLGITTLAYLLSSAFYIALFVFKNRKLGTIGLAITVIGWFCQTAGLGLRWYESYQMGIGHAPLTNMYESLVFFAWCVVPFYIYMELKFKTSVIGTFAMPFAFVAMAYASFAKGINQEISPLIPALQSNWLIAHVVTCFIGYGAFAVAGGLGMMYLLKKSAIRRSLSADSLTGSLPDLKVIDDMTHKTIVFGFLWLSAGIITGAVWANEAWGTYWSWDPKETWSLITWFIYASTLHARFTRGWSGSRIAWLSILGFIAVFFTYFGVNFWLSGLHSYGAG; this is encoded by the coding sequence ATGAACAGTTCACAGCTTCTTGGTATCACGACGCTTGCCTATCTGCTTTCGTCTGCGTTCTACATTGCCCTGTTTGTCTTCAAGAACAGAAAACTGGGGACCATCGGCCTTGCCATAACCGTTATCGGCTGGTTCTGTCAGACCGCTGGCCTTGGCCTGCGCTGGTACGAGTCCTACCAGATGGGCATCGGTCACGCGCCACTGACAAACATGTATGAATCCCTGGTCTTTTTCGCCTGGTGCGTTGTTCCGTTCTACATTTATATGGAACTCAAGTTCAAGACCAGTGTGATTGGCACATTTGCCATGCCCTTCGCCTTTGTGGCCATGGCCTATGCCTCGTTCGCCAAAGGTATCAACCAGGAGATCAGCCCGCTTATTCCGGCCCTGCAATCCAACTGGCTGATCGCCCACGTCGTCACCTGTTTTATCGGCTACGGTGCCTTTGCCGTGGCCGGCGGACTGGGCATGATGTACCTGCTCAAGAAATCGGCCATCAGGCGGTCTCTGTCGGCGGATTCTCTGACCGGCTCTCTGCCGGACCTCAAGGTGATCGACGACATGACCCACAAGACCATTGTCTTTGGCTTTCTCTGGCTCTCCGCCGGGATCATCACCGGCGCCGTATGGGCCAACGAGGCCTGGGGCACCTACTGGAGCTGGGACCCCAAGGAAACCTGGTCGCTGATCACCTGGTTTATCTACGCGTCCACCCTCCATGCCCGTTTTACCCGCGGCTGGAGCGGCAGCCGGATCGCCTGGCTCTCCATCCTCGGTTTCATTGCCGTCTTCTTCACCTATTTCGGTGTTAACTTCTGGCTCTCAGGCCTCCACAGCTACGGAGCCGGTTGA
- a CDS encoding cytochrome c3 family protein — MKKTIVYAVAAAFVFSVALSGLSMAQDKGPAEMTLKSTIDGAKKPKPAHFPHAEHQERLKCGECHHTKGADGKQVPYSEGMKIEKCESCHNKGAGMPKGLQTFKAVGHKNCKGCHKETGKKELTKCSTCHPKKK; from the coding sequence ATGAAAAAAACAATCGTTTATGCAGTGGCTGCAGCCTTTGTGTTCAGTGTAGCCCTGAGTGGCCTGTCCATGGCCCAGGACAAGGGTCCGGCCGAGATGACCCTGAAATCCACCATTGATGGAGCCAAGAAGCCCAAACCGGCCCATTTCCCCCATGCCGAGCATCAGGAACGACTGAAATGCGGTGAGTGCCACCACACCAAGGGTGCGGACGGCAAGCAGGTTCCCTACTCCGAGGGTATGAAGATCGAGAAATGTGAGAGTTGTCACAACAAGGGTGCCGGAATGCCCAAGGGTCTGCAGACCTTCAAGGCTGTTGGCCATAAGAACTGCAAAGGCTGCCATAAAGAAACCGGCAAGAAAGAGCTGACCAAGTGCTCCACCTGTCATCCGAAGAAGAAATAA
- the ltrA gene encoding group II intron reverse transcriptase/maturase: MVDVWYSLYDRMLSRDALHKAFGKVRSAKGAAGIDGQSIKDFAASAEANIDCLLKELWEKSYQPLAVRRVEIPKPTGGVRLLGIPAVRDRVVQQALLDILLPIFDRDFHPSSYGYRPGRSCHQAISKATMFIRDYDRKWVVDMDLSKCFDTLDHDLILSAFRRRIRDGSILGLLEKFLKSGVMTDSGFTASEIGSPQGGVISPLIANVYLDSFDQFMKNRGHRIVRYADDILILCQSKKAAENALEQARHYLEGELLLTVNREKTHICHSSRGVNFLGVSVCSQYTQIQRGKIKSFKAKVKAMTRRNSPVNLEKVIADLNPLLRGFANYFRIANCTGEFSRLMRWIRRRLRAIQLKLWKKPNRLHRRLRQLGYRGKFDAIKMNSWANAASPLSHYALPNGYLHRGLGLFDLGAVSTGISVSI; the protein is encoded by the coding sequence ATGGTTGACGTTTGGTACAGTCTGTATGACCGGATGCTGAGCAGGGACGCTCTGCACAAGGCGTTTGGGAAGGTGAGGTCTGCGAAGGGAGCTGCCGGAATAGACGGCCAGTCCATCAAGGACTTTGCCGCATCAGCCGAAGCCAACATCGACTGTCTCCTGAAGGAACTGTGGGAAAAGAGTTACCAGCCACTGGCCGTGCGCCGGGTAGAGATACCCAAGCCAACCGGAGGAGTTCGGTTGCTCGGTATTCCAGCAGTCCGTGACCGTGTAGTGCAGCAGGCACTGCTCGACATTCTCCTGCCGATATTCGATCGGGATTTCCACCCGTCGAGCTATGGCTATCGCCCAGGCCGCAGTTGTCATCAGGCGATATCCAAGGCGACGATGTTTATCCGTGACTACGATCGAAAGTGGGTAGTTGATATGGATCTGTCCAAATGCTTTGACACCTTGGACCATGATCTCATCCTCAGCGCCTTTCGTCGCCGGATCAGGGACGGGAGTATCCTCGGTCTCCTGGAGAAGTTTCTGAAGAGCGGTGTAATGACGGATTCGGGATTTACGGCTAGCGAGATCGGCAGTCCACAGGGCGGCGTGATCAGCCCTCTGATAGCCAATGTGTATCTCGATTCTTTTGATCAATTCATGAAGAATCGTGGCCACCGAATAGTCCGCTATGCGGACGATATCCTGATTCTGTGCCAATCAAAGAAAGCGGCCGAGAATGCTCTTGAGCAGGCACGGCACTATCTTGAAGGAGAATTGCTGCTGACTGTCAACCGTGAAAAGACCCATATCTGCCACAGCAGTCGGGGCGTAAACTTTCTGGGAGTATCCGTATGCTCTCAGTATACGCAAATCCAGCGAGGCAAGATTAAGTCTTTCAAGGCAAAGGTCAAGGCAATGACCCGGCGTAATTCCCCGGTGAATCTTGAGAAAGTGATTGCAGATCTCAATCCGCTCTTGAGGGGATTTGCCAACTACTTCCGGATAGCGAACTGCACAGGAGAATTTTCAAGGCTGATGAGATGGATTCGGAGAAGACTGCGAGCCATCCAGCTGAAATTGTGGAAGAAGCCCAATCGGCTTCACCGCAGGCTGAGGCAGCTTGGATACAGGGGGAAGTTTGATGCGATCAAAATGAACTCCTGGGCCAATGCGGCAAGTCCTTTGAGCCATTATGCCCTGCCCAACGGATATTTACACCGGGGCTTGGGTCTCTTTGATCTTGGTGCTGTATCTACTGGAATCTCTGTTTCAATATGA
- the glyS gene encoding glycine--tRNA ligase subunit beta: protein MNELLFEIGTEEIPAGYIQPALAFMEQACAARFSELGLESGPIHTVGTPRRLTLCVEDLQSRQPDRRVEHIGPSKKAGFDADGNPTKAAMGFARSRGVAVEDLQVVETPKGPYLMAVEHVQGRETIELLPEILEGLIRSMVFPKSMRWANTSLAFARPIQWLLALYDGQVVEFEVEDTVSGNTTRGHRFMAPESFVVTGFAQYQERLQEHSVLVDPQKRRRQVISEVKQAVAGRTSEGEPVLHEGLVDTVTNLVEIPWGVCGSFDEKFLELPDEALITSMREHQKYFPVQDRNGCLMPLFVAVNNTRIEDRDLAVAGHERVLRARLEDGLFFFNEDKKTPLARRIDALEGIIFQQKLGSMKEKSARIARLAGMLARELAPDLEEDAVRAAWLCKADLLTEMVGEFPSLQGVMGREYALLDGEKPEVALAIHEHYLPLRAGGELPTTLLGAIVGIADRIDTLTGCFAIGEKPTGNTDPFGLRRQALGLLHIISGLNISLSLKAIVGYALKGYGELLGHEPDEKIVDEVLRFIRLRFTNDLVASGTRSEVVEAATSVGFDDVVDCLARIRALDGIRSQEEFTVLAGSFKRIRNIIKDNTETAVDPDMFVEEAEKELYQVLQEVQEAVGPLLEKREYKASLRAMLRMKEPVDRFFDQVMVMAEDPAVRQNRLNLLTALGQLVLQVGDISKMHVEG, encoded by the coding sequence ATGAATGAACTGCTGTTTGAAATAGGTACCGAAGAGATCCCTGCCGGCTATATCCAGCCGGCTCTGGCATTTATGGAGCAGGCCTGTGCGGCCAGGTTTTCCGAGCTCGGGCTTGAATCCGGCCCCATTCATACGGTGGGAACCCCGAGGCGGCTGACCCTCTGCGTGGAAGATCTCCAGTCCAGGCAGCCGGACAGAAGGGTGGAACATATCGGGCCCTCGAAAAAGGCCGGTTTTGATGCGGACGGTAATCCCACAAAGGCAGCCATGGGATTTGCCCGTTCCCGCGGGGTTGCGGTGGAGGATCTCCAGGTGGTGGAGACTCCCAAGGGGCCGTATCTGATGGCTGTTGAACATGTTCAGGGGCGGGAGACCATCGAGCTTCTGCCGGAGATCCTGGAAGGATTGATCCGCAGTATGGTCTTTCCCAAGTCCATGCGCTGGGCCAATACCTCGCTGGCCTTTGCCCGGCCCATCCAGTGGCTCCTGGCCCTGTATGATGGCCAGGTGGTGGAGTTTGAAGTGGAGGATACGGTGAGTGGCAACACGACCCGGGGACACCGGTTCATGGCTCCGGAGAGTTTTGTGGTCACCGGCTTTGCGCAGTATCAGGAAAGGCTCCAGGAACACTCTGTGCTGGTGGATCCGCAAAAGAGGCGGCGCCAGGTGATCAGCGAGGTCAAACAGGCCGTGGCCGGTCGCACGTCCGAGGGCGAACCGGTCCTCCACGAGGGGTTGGTGGACACGGTCACCAATCTGGTGGAGATTCCCTGGGGGGTATGCGGGAGCTTTGACGAAAAATTTCTCGAATTACCCGACGAGGCCCTGATCACCTCCATGCGGGAGCACCAGAAGTATTTTCCAGTCCAGGACAGGAACGGCTGCCTGATGCCGCTCTTTGTTGCAGTGAACAATACCCGTATCGAGGATAGGGATCTGGCGGTCGCCGGCCATGAACGGGTCCTGCGGGCCCGTCTGGAAGACGGACTTTTCTTTTTCAACGAAGACAAGAAAACTCCGCTGGCCAGGAGGATCGATGCTCTGGAAGGTATCATCTTTCAGCAGAAACTCGGCAGCATGAAGGAAAAATCGGCCCGTATTGCCCGACTGGCCGGCATGCTGGCCCGGGAACTGGCCCCGGACCTGGAGGAGGACGCGGTCCGGGCAGCCTGGCTGTGCAAGGCCGATCTGTTGACCGAGATGGTGGGCGAGTTCCCATCGCTCCAGGGGGTCATGGGGCGGGAATACGCCCTGCTGGATGGCGAGAAACCGGAAGTGGCGCTGGCCATCCATGAACATTATCTGCCGCTCCGGGCCGGTGGCGAGCTTCCGACCACCCTGCTGGGCGCCATTGTCGGTATTGCCGACCGGATCGATACCCTGACCGGCTGCTTTGCCATCGGTGAAAAACCCACTGGCAACACGGATCCTTTTGGTCTCAGACGCCAGGCTCTTGGGTTGTTGCATATCATCTCAGGACTCAATATTTCCCTCTCCCTGAAGGCCATTGTCGGTTATGCTCTTAAGGGATACGGAGAGCTGCTCGGGCATGAGCCGGATGAAAAGATCGTTGACGAGGTACTCCGCTTTATCCGCCTGCGCTTTACCAACGACCTGGTGGCCTCGGGTACACGGTCCGAGGTGGTGGAAGCGGCGACTTCGGTCGGATTTGATGATGTGGTTGACTGTCTGGCCCGGATCCGGGCTCTGGATGGGATACGCAGCCAGGAAGAGTTCACTGTTCTTGCCGGATCGTTCAAGCGGATCAGAAACATCATCAAGGACAATACCGAGACAGCCGTGGATCCGGACATGTTTGTCGAGGAGGCGGAAAAGGAGCTCTACCAGGTCTTGCAGGAAGTTCAGGAGGCTGTGGGGCCCCTGCTTGAGAAAAGAGAATACAAGGCCTCGCTGCGGGCCATGCTGCGGATGAAGGAGCCGGTGGACCGGTTCTTCGACCAGGTCATGGTCATGGCCGAGGATCCGGCCGTGCGGCAGAATCGGCTCAACCTGCTCACCGCCCTGGGCCAGCTTGTCCTGCAGGTGGGCGATATCTCCAAGATGCATGTTGAGGGATAG
- a CDS encoding GTP cyclohydrolase I FolE2 gives MKDIQNLRDDRRINIRKVGVKTISYPVTVLDKEHRLQQTVATVNMYVNLPHRFKGTHMSRFVEILNRFHGRINLESFHHILEETKGRLDAEAAHMEIEFPYFLQRDSSVDSIGTERYECRMHGSLAESDDLVLEIDVPITVPRSSLDQGGLPRSMGRWGTARVAVRFREFIWIEDLISLVEQGLAGRSDLPDSVETVCRQLGEILADQPAIRWFSVVVENFASGFATFASVNSSNHTSSTRKNQ, from the coding sequence ATGAAGGATATCCAGAACCTCCGCGATGACCGGCGTATCAACATCCGCAAGGTCGGCGTCAAAACCATTTCCTATCCTGTAACTGTGCTCGACAAGGAGCATCGGCTGCAGCAGACTGTGGCCACGGTCAACATGTACGTCAACCTGCCGCACCGGTTTAAGGGCACCCACATGAGCCGTTTCGTGGAGATCTTGAATCGGTTTCATGGCCGGATAAATCTGGAGAGCTTCCATCATATTCTCGAGGAGACCAAGGGCCGTCTTGATGCGGAAGCCGCGCACATGGAGATAGAGTTTCCCTATTTTCTCCAGCGGGACTCCTCGGTCGACTCCATCGGCACCGAGCGTTATGAGTGCCGCATGCACGGTTCCCTGGCCGAGAGCGACGACCTGGTGCTGGAAATCGATGTCCCGATCACGGTTCCCCGTTCAAGCCTTGACCAGGGCGGATTGCCCCGGTCCATGGGCCGCTGGGGAACGGCCAGGGTTGCGGTCCGGTTCCGGGAGTTTATCTGGATCGAAGATCTGATCAGCCTGGTGGAACAGGGACTGGCCGGCAGAAGTGACCTGCCCGACTCGGTGGAGACGGTCTGCCGCCAGCTGGGTGAAATACTTGCCGATCAGCCGGCCATCCGCTGGTTTTCGGTGGTGGTGGAAAATTTTGCCAGCGGGTTTGCGACCTTTGCCAGTGTCAACTCATCTAACCACACATCCTCAACAAGAAAAAATCAATGA